From Amycolatopsis sp. YIM 10, the proteins below share one genomic window:
- a CDS encoding GNAT family N-acetyltransferase yields MAIDTPYASVRPATEPDLRVAGDVLVDAFMDDPVVCWLHPERSERARLQAEFYRPLLAHGEVYLAGAGEGAAVWLPLAAGPWHPEPADEEVDPRLRALGQALGDRHPDRAHLYLPCMGVVAGRQGSGLGSALLHDRLSRADADGIAAYLEASSPRSRAFYRRHGFEDSGPPVQVGDSPLLWPMVREPKHTK; encoded by the coding sequence ATGGCAATCGATACACCGTACGCATCCGTTCGACCGGCCACCGAGCCGGACCTGCGGGTGGCGGGCGACGTGCTCGTCGACGCGTTCATGGACGATCCCGTCGTCTGCTGGCTCCATCCGGAGCGGAGTGAGCGCGCCCGCCTCCAAGCGGAGTTCTACCGGCCGCTGCTCGCGCATGGCGAGGTCTACCTGGCCGGTGCCGGAGAAGGCGCGGCGGTGTGGTTGCCGTTGGCGGCGGGCCCGTGGCACCCCGAGCCGGCCGATGAGGAGGTCGATCCGCGCCTGCGCGCGCTGGGGCAGGCGCTGGGGGACCGGCATCCCGATCGGGCGCACCTCTACCTGCCGTGTATGGGAGTGGTCGCCGGGCGTCAGGGGAGCGGGCTCGGTTCGGCGTTGCTGCACGACCGGCTTTCGCGGGCGGACGCCGACGGCATCGCCGCCTATCTCGAAGCGAGTTCGCCGCGGAGCCGCGCGTTCTACCGGCGGCACGGATTCGAGGACTCGGGCCCGCCGGTCCAGGTCGGGGACAGCCCGCTCCTGTGGCCGATGGTCCGCGAACCGAAGCACACCAAGTGA
- a CDS encoding TetR/AcrR family transcriptional regulator C-terminal domain-containing protein yields MPSLTEPPYLRIAAEIRARILTGELAAGDRVPSVRQIARRWGVALATANRALATLRENGLVEAKVGSGTVVSASAGRKQPEPVPGLNRRHILRTAVEIADVEGLDAVSMRRVAAELGAGPMALYRHVASKDELVRQMADEVFAELELPNPGPDGWRAKLELVARGQWALCHRHLWLPRAVSFTRPLLAPNMMAQTEWTLRALDGLGLPMAARLREALTLHSLVVTTARSLAEESETELETGVDFGGWWLAQRKRTDELLDSGQFPLLKSIPEETVADLDGLFEYGLARHLDGFAVLLR; encoded by the coding sequence ATGCCGTCGTTGACCGAACCGCCCTACCTGCGGATCGCCGCGGAGATCCGCGCACGCATTCTCACCGGCGAGCTGGCGGCCGGTGATCGCGTGCCGTCCGTGCGGCAGATCGCGCGCCGGTGGGGTGTCGCGCTGGCGACGGCGAACCGGGCGCTGGCCACCCTCCGCGAAAACGGGCTCGTGGAAGCGAAAGTCGGCTCGGGCACGGTGGTGAGCGCGTCGGCCGGGCGAAAGCAGCCGGAGCCGGTACCCGGGCTGAACCGCCGCCACATCCTGCGCACCGCCGTCGAAATCGCCGATGTCGAAGGCCTCGACGCGGTGTCGATGCGCCGGGTCGCGGCCGAACTCGGTGCCGGGCCGATGGCGCTGTACCGGCACGTGGCGAGCAAGGACGAGCTGGTCCGGCAGATGGCCGACGAGGTTTTCGCCGAACTCGAACTGCCCAACCCCGGCCCGGACGGCTGGCGCGCCAAGCTCGAACTCGTCGCCCGCGGCCAGTGGGCGCTGTGCCATCGCCACCTCTGGCTGCCCAGGGCGGTTTCGTTCACCCGCCCGCTGCTCGCGCCCAACATGATGGCGCAGACGGAATGGACACTGCGCGCGCTCGACGGGCTCGGCCTGCCGATGGCCGCCCGGCTCCGTGAGGCGCTGACCCTGCATTCACTGGTCGTCACCACGGCGAGGTCGCTGGCCGAGGAATCCGAAACCGAGCTGGAGACCGGCGTGGACTTCGGCGGGTGGTGGCTGGCGCAACGCAAGCGCACCGACGAACTGCTCGACAGCGGTCAGTTCCCGCTGCTGAAATCGATTCCGGAGGAGACGGTGGCGGACCTGGACGGCCTGTTCGAATACGGCCTGGCCCGCCACCTCGACGGTTTTGCCGTGCTGCTCCGGTAG
- a CDS encoding ATP/GTP-binding protein, producing the protein MASSSTDGSAADNVPTPVKIIVAGGFGAGKTTMVGSVSEIPPLTTEEVLTEASAGVDDLSGVERKHTTTVALDFGRITISPRHVLYLFGTPGQARFWFMWDDLARGAIGTIVLVDTRRLETSFAAIDFFERRKIPFIVAVNCFDKAPRYTPDEIREALVVPDRVPIVMCDARDRDSSKLALIRLVKHAMTVLPVPA; encoded by the coding sequence ATGGCCTCATCAAGTACTGACGGCTCGGCGGCGGACAACGTCCCGACGCCGGTCAAGATCATCGTCGCCGGCGGGTTCGGCGCCGGGAAGACCACCATGGTCGGCTCGGTCAGCGAAATCCCGCCGCTGACCACCGAGGAGGTGCTCACCGAGGCGAGCGCCGGGGTGGACGACCTGTCCGGGGTGGAGCGCAAGCACACCACCACGGTCGCGCTCGACTTCGGCCGGATCACCATCTCGCCGCGGCACGTGCTGTACCTGTTCGGCACCCCGGGGCAGGCGCGGTTCTGGTTCATGTGGGACGACCTGGCGCGCGGGGCGATCGGCACCATCGTGCTGGTCGACACCCGGCGCCTGGAGACCAGCTTCGCCGCAATCGACTTCTTCGAGCGGCGGAAGATCCCGTTCATCGTGGCGGTGAACTGCTTCGACAAGGCGCCACGGTACACACCGGACGAGATCCGCGAAGCCCTTGTGGTGCCGGACAGGGTGCCGATCGTCATGTGTGACGCACGCGACCGCGATTCGAGCAAACTCGCGTTGATCCGCCTGGTGAAGCACGCGATGACGGTGTTGCCAGTACCAGCCTGA
- a CDS encoding DUF742 domain-containing protein: protein MSGEDGWYDEAAGPLVRPYTITSGRTPGESAKLDLSTQVMTLRQEQEPTGLGPEHMAIVQLCRNPVSIAEIAVYVKIPLGVVRVLCADLIERGLVITRSPTHHPAQAPNLETLQAVLDGLIKY from the coding sequence GTGAGCGGGGAAGACGGCTGGTACGACGAGGCGGCCGGGCCACTGGTCCGGCCGTACACGATCACCAGCGGCCGCACTCCCGGCGAAAGCGCCAAACTGGACCTTTCCACGCAGGTGATGACACTGCGGCAGGAACAGGAACCCACCGGACTCGGCCCGGAGCACATGGCGATCGTGCAGTTGTGCCGCAATCCCGTGTCCATCGCCGAGATCGCGGTCTACGTGAAGATCCCGCTCGGGGTGGTGCGGGTGCTGTGCGCCGACCTGATCGAGCGCGGGCTCGTGATCACCCGTTCCCCCACCCACCACCCGGCGCAGGCGCCGAACCTCGAAACTCTCCAGGCGGTTCTCGATGGCCTCATCAAGTACTGA
- a CDS encoding roadblock/LC7 domain-containing protein: MNEYGNAKPDLNWLLDDMVNRVVGAQNAIVLSADGLLIGKSAGMSKDDSDQLSAIASSLQSLAKGVSKQFARGAVLQNMIEMELGYLFVSAAGAGACLAVLAGENVDVEMIAYEMSRLVKRVGDYLTAAPRETAHALREAT, translated from the coding sequence ATGAACGAGTACGGGAACGCCAAACCCGATCTCAACTGGCTGCTCGACGACATGGTGAACCGGGTCGTCGGCGCGCAGAACGCCATCGTGCTGTCCGCCGACGGTCTGCTCATCGGCAAGTCCGCCGGGATGAGCAAGGACGACTCGGACCAGCTCTCCGCCATCGCCTCCAGCCTGCAGAGCCTGGCCAAGGGGGTGAGCAAGCAGTTCGCCCGCGGTGCGGTGCTGCAGAACATGATCGAGATGGAACTCGGGTACCTGTTCGTCTCGGCCGCCGGCGCGGGTGCCTGCCTCGCCGTGCTGGCGGGGGAGAACGTCGACGTGGAGATGATCGCCTACGAGATGAGCAGGCTGGTCAAGCGCGTCGGCGACTACCTCACCGCCGCTCCCCGCGAAACCGCGCACGCACTGCGAGAGGCCACGTGA
- a CDS encoding ATP-binding protein, with protein MQNKDEQDESDKPYDKSIRKRLTRTVLIPSVTLLVLWTALSSYFFINGLYVRLVAASVREVSIPAATALAAFQQERQTALRYLDNPSAGQAGLQEKQQATDEKLVALQAAFDSTISSAPDEIATKVNGLKSQFEQLPVLRSQINFRSIDRAQVNDYYNGVLDAASNLFDTQARVVPDAEAAHGGVTATTVFRAGDLMSRETSLVSTAFAAKAFDPDDFVQFTQLSGAYRTQLAQVEPFLDPEVRAKYQALTTSPAWDQLANAEEALVKRGPWAGAQANNLPVSEADWQSAANQVASSLNDLSIQQADKVSAAAIESGDAQLRNAIIGSVLALLASLAAIIVAVRVSRSLVDRALMTRLARLRDDALDLARNRLPRIVGRLKSGEPVDLKQELPQLDHGRDEIGQVAEAFNAAQLTAVNAAASEAKARSGVHNVFLGIAHRNQVLVHQQLQILDEMESREENSTQLASLFQLDHLAARARRTTENLIILGGKQPGRRWRKPVPLLEVLRAAVSETEQYARVQVEQVADVAIVGVAVADTIHLIAELVDNATSFSPPGSPVEVTSRKVARGVVVDVSDQGLGMKDSVRQWANEMMAEAPEFDAMALRADSSLGLFVVARLAAKLGITVTFDPSRYGGLRATVLIPSQHLAGEEAERNGEAEFTAAPDNAVLASVGAPAPSASAQESSAPTMNTHSSFTGQIPLKRDVKPRPYPARAHTPEAAPTTPPAFTEAKPAAPAEPPPPPADDRPRLPRREPQQNLVAQLEHEPDDDVQSTVTPGEGTARTLAAFHKGTRRGRDGDS; from the coding sequence GTGCAGAACAAAGATGAACAAGATGAATCGGACAAGCCGTATGACAAGTCCATCCGGAAGCGGCTGACCAGGACCGTTCTCATCCCCAGCGTGACCCTGCTGGTGCTCTGGACCGCGTTGTCCTCCTACTTCTTCATCAACGGTCTCTACGTGCGGCTGGTCGCCGCGTCGGTGCGCGAGGTGTCCATTCCGGCCGCCACCGCGCTGGCCGCCTTCCAGCAGGAACGCCAGACCGCCTTGCGGTACCTGGACAATCCGTCCGCCGGGCAGGCGGGGCTGCAGGAGAAGCAGCAGGCCACCGACGAGAAGCTGGTCGCGTTGCAGGCCGCGTTCGACTCGACCATCTCCAGCGCGCCCGACGAGATCGCCACCAAGGTCAACGGGCTGAAGAGCCAGTTCGAGCAGCTTCCGGTGCTGCGCTCGCAGATCAACTTCCGCAGCATCGACCGGGCGCAGGTCAACGACTACTACAACGGCGTGCTGGACGCGGCGTCCAACCTGTTCGACACCCAGGCCCGCGTGGTGCCCGATGCCGAAGCCGCGCACGGCGGGGTCACCGCGACCACCGTCTTCCGCGCCGGCGACCTGATGTCGCGCGAGACCTCGCTGGTGTCCACCGCGTTCGCGGCCAAGGCGTTCGACCCCGACGACTTCGTCCAGTTCACCCAGCTCTCCGGTGCCTACCGCACGCAGCTGGCACAGGTCGAACCATTTCTCGACCCGGAAGTCCGCGCGAAGTACCAGGCCCTGACCACGAGCCCGGCGTGGGACCAGCTGGCGAACGCGGAGGAGGCGCTGGTCAAGCGCGGCCCGTGGGCCGGGGCGCAGGCGAACAACCTGCCGGTCAGCGAAGCCGACTGGCAGAGCGCGGCGAACCAGGTCGCCAGCAGCCTCAACGATCTGTCCATCCAGCAGGCGGACAAGGTTTCCGCGGCCGCCATCGAGTCCGGCGACGCCCAGCTGCGCAACGCCATCATCGGCAGTGTCCTGGCGCTGCTGGCCTCGCTCGCGGCGATCATCGTCGCGGTGCGGGTGTCGCGCTCGCTCGTCGACCGCGCGCTGATGACCCGTCTCGCGCGCCTGCGCGACGACGCGCTCGACCTCGCCCGCAACCGCCTGCCCCGCATCGTCGGCCGGCTCAAGAGCGGTGAACCCGTTGACCTGAAACAGGAACTCCCGCAGCTCGACCACGGCCGCGACGAGATCGGCCAGGTGGCCGAGGCGTTCAACGCCGCCCAGCTCACCGCGGTCAACGCGGCGGCGAGCGAGGCCAAGGCGCGCAGCGGTGTGCACAACGTGTTCCTCGGCATCGCCCACCGCAACCAGGTGCTGGTCCACCAGCAACTGCAGATCCTGGACGAGATGGAAAGCCGCGAGGAGAACTCCACGCAGCTGGCCTCGCTGTTCCAGCTCGACCACCTCGCCGCCCGTGCCCGCCGCACCACCGAGAACCTGATCATCCTCGGTGGCAAGCAGCCGGGCCGCCGCTGGCGGAAGCCAGTGCCACTGCTGGAAGTGCTGCGCGCGGCGGTTTCGGAAACCGAGCAGTACGCGCGGGTCCAGGTCGAGCAGGTCGCCGACGTGGCCATCGTCGGTGTCGCGGTGGCCGACACCATCCACCTGATCGCCGAGCTGGTCGACAACGCGACTTCGTTCTCCCCGCCCGGTTCGCCGGTCGAGGTGACCAGCCGCAAGGTCGCCCGCGGGGTGGTGGTGGACGTGTCGGACCAGGGGCTGGGCATGAAGGACAGCGTTCGCCAGTGGGCCAACGAGATGATGGCCGAGGCGCCCGAGTTCGACGCGATGGCGCTGCGGGCCGACTCCAGCCTCGGCTTGTTCGTGGTCGCGCGGCTGGCGGCCAAGCTCGGCATCACCGTCACCTTCGATCCGTCCCGGTACGGCGGCCTCCGCGCCACCGTGCTCATCCCGAGCCAGCACCTGGCCGGGGAGGAGGCGGAGCGCAACGGCGAGGCGGAGTTCACCGCCGCGCCGGACAACGCGGTCCTCGCGTCAGTGGGCGCCCCGGCGCCATCGGCATCGGCACAGGAAAGCTCCGCCCCGACCATGAACACGCACAGCTCGTTCACCGGCCAGATCCCGCTGAAGCGAGATGTCAAGCCGAGGCCGTACCCGGCACGCGCGCACACCCCCGAAGCCGCACCCACCACCCCGCCGGCGTTCACCGAGGCGAAGCCCGCGGCTCCCGCCGAGCCGCCGCCCCCGCCCGCCGACGACCGGCCGCGGCTGCCGCGGCGCGAACCGCAGCAGAACCTGGTCGCCCAGCTCGAGCACGAACCGGACGACGACGTCCAGAGCACGGTGACGCCGGGCGAGGGCACCGCGCGCACCCTCGCCGCGTTCCACAAGGGCACCCGCCGCGGCCGCGACGGCGATTCGTAG
- a CDS encoding SLC13 family permease, with amino-acid sequence MLKIAAHRADPAATAAPRVPRWPFGLAAAAVALAALYLFLPDAGSALPAAGRSTLVVFAGATLFWLFGRNDTYVGFAALLALVFLRVLDADQVFAALGGETVWLLISAFVLAAGISATGLPARAAIALCTRASRVRTLFHLLTAWLVLTAFAIPATSGRAALALPVFLALARAFTGRPAVVRALALLIPTVILLSAAATLTGAGAHLITVEILAGATGSGISFGQWLLLGVPIAVLSSHLAAELVLLLMTRRAERKQPVVVDARRLAEESGVPPGPLNVVQLRALAVLALVVGLWCTEAWHGLSPALVALAGAVLITVPKAGTVALDTALSTVPWSLLLFMVATTALGSALSLSGAAGWLAGVTLGQHTGDAFVVLAVVVGVSAAAHLVLQSRSARSSVLVPLILPVAAVSGLNPAAAAFASTVAAGFCHTLPASAKPVALFSGIDDAPTYRRSDLLRLSVVLGPLLVLLVLLFATAVWPRFGLPLYLQEKK; translated from the coding sequence ATGCTCAAGATCGCGGCGCACCGCGCCGATCCGGCCGCGACCGCGGCGCCACGCGTGCCGCGCTGGCCGTTCGGGCTGGCCGCCGCCGCGGTGGCGCTGGCCGCGCTGTACCTTTTCCTGCCGGACGCCGGATCCGCACTGCCCGCGGCCGGCCGGAGCACATTGGTCGTGTTCGCCGGAGCCACGCTTTTCTGGCTGTTCGGCCGGAACGACACCTATGTCGGTTTCGCCGCCTTGCTGGCACTGGTCTTCCTGCGGGTGCTGGACGCCGACCAGGTGTTCGCCGCGCTGGGCGGTGAGACGGTGTGGCTGCTGATCTCGGCTTTTGTGCTGGCGGCGGGGATTTCCGCCACCGGGTTGCCCGCCAGGGCGGCGATCGCCTTGTGCACCAGGGCTTCCCGGGTCAGAACGCTGTTCCACCTGCTCACCGCGTGGCTGGTGCTCACCGCCTTCGCCATTCCCGCCACCTCCGGCCGCGCGGCACTGGCCCTGCCGGTGTTCCTCGCGCTGGCACGGGCTTTCACCGGCCGCCCGGCCGTGGTTCGCGCGCTCGCCCTGCTCATCCCGACGGTGATCCTGCTGTCCGCGGCGGCCACGCTGACCGGCGCCGGAGCGCACCTGATCACCGTGGAGATCCTCGCCGGGGCCACCGGTTCCGGAATCTCGTTTGGACAGTGGCTGCTGCTCGGTGTGCCGATCGCGGTGCTGAGCAGCCATCTCGCCGCCGAACTGGTGCTGCTGCTGATGACCCGGCGGGCCGAGCGGAAGCAGCCGGTCGTGGTGGACGCCCGGCGCCTCGCCGAAGAGTCCGGCGTGCCACCGGGACCGTTGAATGTGGTGCAACTCCGCGCTTTGGCGGTGCTCGCGCTGGTGGTCGGGCTGTGGTGCACCGAAGCCTGGCACGGGCTTTCCCCGGCGCTCGTGGCGCTGGCCGGGGCGGTGCTGATCACCGTGCCGAAGGCGGGCACGGTGGCGCTCGACACCGCGCTGTCCACGGTTCCGTGGTCGCTGCTGCTGTTCATGGTGGCCACCACCGCGCTCGGTTCCGCGCTGAGCCTGTCCGGCGCTGCGGGCTGGCTGGCCGGGGTGACGCTCGGGCAGCACACCGGCGACGCGTTCGTGGTGCTCGCGGTGGTCGTGGGCGTCAGCGCGGCCGCGCACCTGGTGTTGCAGTCGCGTTCGGCCCGTTCTTCGGTGCTGGTGCCGCTGATCCTGCCGGTGGCCGCGGTTTCCGGGCTCAACCCGGCCGCCGCGGCGTTCGCCTCGACGGTGGCGGCCGGGTTCTGCCACACGCTGCCCGCGTCGGCCAAGCCCGTCGCGCTGTTCAGCGGGATCGACGACGCGCCCACCTACCGCCGAAGCGATCTGCTGCGGCTTTCGGTGGTGCTCGGCCCGCTCCTCGTACTGCTCGTCCTGTTGTTCGCCACGGCCGTCTGGCCGCGGTTCGGTTTACCGCTCTACCTCCAGGAGAAAAAATGA